A genomic window from Salvelinus alpinus chromosome 10, SLU_Salpinus.1, whole genome shotgun sequence includes:
- the LOC139532285 gene encoding helix-loop-helix protein 2-like: MKRLKMMLSPDQADSDLGWGQSDAESVLNDLKVGCLSDEPMEGEGKTRSLAQPNLSREEKRRRRRATAKYRSAHATRERIRVEAFNVAFAELRKLLPTLPPDKKLSKIEILRLAICYISYLNHVLDV, translated from the coding sequence ATGAAAAGACTGAAAATGATGCTGAGTCCAGACCAAGCTGATTCCGACCTCGGATGGGGACAATCCGACGCAGAGTCGGTGCTCAACGACCTCAAGGTCGGGTGCCTGTCCGACGAACCaatggagggggaggggaagacgAGGTCGCTGGCCCAACCGAACCTCagtagggaggagaagagacggaGGAGACGTGCGACGGCCAAGTACCGCTCGGCCCACGCCACGCGCGAGAGGATCCGCGTGGAAGCGTTCAATGTGGCCTTCGCTGAACTGAGAAAGTTGCTGCCAACCCTTCCCCCTGACAAGAAACTCTCCAAGATCGAGATCCTCAGACTTGCAATATGCTATATCTCCTATCTCAATCACGTTCTGGATGTCTAG